The Pseudomonas cucumis sequence TCGTAGCTCGCCTTCTCTGCCGGGTTCAGCTTGTTGCGGTTCACCAGGCCACGGGTCGGCTGGTAAACGATGACCAGTTCCACGCCTTTGCTCTTGAACGCATCGTGCAGTTGTTTCATGCGTTTGTAGCCAGCGGGCGTAGTGTCGAACTCGGTGCGCAAGTCTTCTTGCGTACGGAACAACCAGTCGCCCTGGGCCTGCACCAGCGTGGTGAAGTTTTGCTGATAGCGGGTGGTGTAATTCTTCGGGTCGTTGGCTGCCGGGCAGAGATTGCAGCAATCATCGGCCTTGAATTTTGGTGCGCTTACGCTGGCGGCGTCATCGGCGCGAACACCGCCGCTGGCCGCGAGAATGCCCGCGGTCAGGGCCGACAGGCTGAGTAATTTGATCAAGTGTGGGTGCATAAAATTATCCTCAGTCCCGCATTTCGGTCTGGCGTTCGACAGGGTCGATCAGCACGGCTTTCTGCTGGCGCACCAGCAGGTCGAGAATTTCATCCTGGCGCTCGCCGAGAATCCCCGAGAAGCTGATGCCGATGGATTTGGTCGGTGCGAGCATCGACACGCGATACAACTCCACGCTCAGCGGCGAGTCGATGGACAGCGGTCCGCTGCCATTGGCGGCCAGTTCACCGCCTACCACGATCAGCGACACCTGGGCGTCGAACGGGTCGAGCTTGATGTCCCGGTCGGTGTCGCTCAGGTCTTTGATGTGCCCGTAGACACCGGTCAGGCCGTTGGCCATCGAAACGTTTTCGTACAGGCGAATGTTCACGCTGTTACGGATACGGATGCCGTGGCGTCGGTTGCTGATCACCTTGTTGCCCCACAACAGGTTGTCGGCACTCTCGTAGAGAGTGATGCCGTCGGTGTGGTTCTTGTAGATCTCGTTGTAGGCGATCAGGTTGTTCACACTGTTACGGTCGATCACCAGGCCCGACAACTTGTTGTCGTAGCTGCGGTTGTTGAAGATGAAGCTGTCGTTGACCTCACGGGAAATAATGATCCCGTGCTTCTTCTTGGTTCCGAACACCGTGTTGTCGGCGATGATCAGACCGTGGGAACGGTCATGGGGGTCGATGCCGTAGACGATGTTGTCTTTGTAGGTGTTGCCCTTGACCACGAAGTCGCGGGTTTCGTAGCAGTAGAAGCCGTACCACATGTCCGCGAACTCGGAGCCGACGATCCAGCCGGTCGGTTCAGGGCGCTTGAGCACCTTGGCCATGTTCGGCGTGTATTGGGAAATACTCACCCCGTAGGACTTACTGTTGGCGTAACCGAAACTGGCAATCTTGCTGTTGGCAATGTAGGTCTCGGTGCCACCCCAGGACAGCAGGAACGGACGGAACTCCTTGGGCGACTTGAAGGCCGCCGGGCCGTTTGCCTTCTCGCTCCAGCCAGTGATTTTGGTATCACGCACGAACAGCTGGCCGTCGTTGACCAGGAACGAACCGGCCTCTTGGGACAGGCGCAATTCCTGGGTCTGCTTGTCGATTTCCAGAATGCCCTTGTTACCCACCACGATCGGCAACTTCGCCAGGAACACTCCCGGCGAGGTTTCGCTGAAGTACTGCTTGGGCAGCTTCTTCGCCAGGTCCTTGAGGTTCATGTAGCCGTCGTCGACGAAGATCGCCTGCGGGATGCCATGCTGACGCACCACCCACTCGGCCATCTTGTTGTCGCCGCCGATGAAGTCCTTCAGGGCGTTTTCCTGCATCATCCGGCGCACGCTGATCTTGCCGGGTTTGGTACGCACGATTTTCGCGGCGATGGCTTCGGCGGTGTAGCCAGAGGTGTCCGGCAGTTTCGGCTCGGCCAGGTCCAGCGGCGCGGTTGGCGCGCTGCTGACGGTGTAGGTCTTGGCCTGTTGCAGCCCCTTGGCCATGGTCGTCGGTTTTCCCGCTTGCACAGGCTTGGCCGGTTCGACGGTGGCGAAGGCGGCTGCGCTGGCGAGCAGCAGCGCGCCGGCCAGCAGGCTGATCGAGCCTTTCTTGGCGCTGTTCATGTCGGGCACTCCCTTCGCGGTTTGCATCAGAAGCGCCAGACCACGTCGACAAACGCGCGGTGCATGTACGAGTCGACTCCTTTGCCATACGCATCGCCTGGCTTGAACACACCGCCACGGAACCGTACCAGTGCCGAAGGCTCATCGATCGACTGACTCAACGACGCAGGCAGCAGGCCTTGCTTGAAGTACTTGGTGACCACCAGGTCCATTTCCTGACCGAGGTCTTTGTTGCCATCTTCCAGCGGCAGGGAGGTGCTGGAGAGGATCGCGCCGGTCACGTCGTCGGTGTTGTTTTCGACGGCGTTGATGCCATTGCTGCCCACCGGCTTGTTGCCGTCGACGCGCCAGAACTTGTGGTAGATCAGGCTGGCGTCGTATTCGTCGTTCAGCATCCACGAGCCGAACAAGGTAGCGGTCTGCATGTTGTTCATTTCGCCACGGAAGGCTTCGCCGAAACGGTGAACCCGCGAGCGTGTGCCGGTGTAGTTCGAGCGATTGCTTTCCAGGCCGGTCTGTTCGTACTCGGCGCTGGCACGGGCATACGCCGCACCGACTTGCCACTGCGGATCAAGGCGTAAACGCAGGCCGATATCGGTGGCCCAGCCATTGAGGTCTTCACCGCGTTTGGCTTCGGTCGGACGCGTGCCATCGGCGTTCAGCGGGTTGACCGTGTCGGTGTCGCCGCTCATGCCGGTGATGCTGCCCCAGTAGTTGACGGTGTTGGTGTTGCGCCAGTTGTAGGCGTCGCTGTCGGCGGTGAGGCCGAGCCAGCTGATGTCACCGTTCTGTTTTTTATCCAGCGAATCGCCGGCCACGCCCGGCTCCGGGTAGTCGAGCTTGCCGTCATCGTGGGTGTGATGACCGCGAATGCCGACCCAGTTACCCGGCGACCATTGGCCGGCAACGTCGCCGAAAACGTGCAGGCGATCCTTGTCCTTGGGCGCCAGTTCTTTCAGGTCGGTGCGGTATTCGCTGAAGCGTTCGGCGACACCGGCGTTGGCGCGCAACAGGGTGGTGTCGAAGGTCCAGTTCAGGGCTTCGATGTTGGTGTCGCGCCATTGGCCGTCGTCGTTGCGCAGGCGTTGGCGACCGAGCTTGAGGATCTCGCCAGGGTAGGGCGTGAGGCCGCTGTAGCCGACCCAGAACTCGCGCATCGCCAGGTAGTTCTTCTTGGTTTTGCGATCACCGTTGTCGGTGGTCTGGGTACCGTCGCTGTCGGACTGTTGCAGGGTGTCCGTTTCGATGATGTCGGTGGACGTCACGGCCTGGCCCATGGCGTAAGCGCTCCACGCGCCGCTTTCGCCATATACCCATGGACGCAGGTCCAGGCCGACACCGGAAACGTCGCCGCCACTGGCAGTGCCCAGGTCTCGGTCGTCTTCGGACTGGCCGGTAACTTTGACTTCGAGGCCGAAGTTCTTGTCTTCGGTCAGGGCCGCCAGGGTCGGGCACGACCACAGCAGGGCGAATGTCAGGCCAATACCGGCCTTCACGAATGGATTGAGCTTCATAGGGATTCCTCGCCGTCTTCTTCTTGCAGAGCGTGCAGTTCCAGCGTGTCCGGACTCACGGCACTACGAATGGCCTGTTCTTGTTTCAACAGGCGTTGGGCCTCGGCCAGCCGGTCAGGCGGCAGTTGCGCTTCGATGGTTTGCGCAAGCTCATTGGCTTGTGGGGTGTTCTGAGCCTTCGCCAATTGGCTGAAGACATAAGCGTTGACCGGGTCGGGCCGGGTGCCCTTGCCTTGGGAGAACAGTTGGGCAATGGCGAAGTCGGCGCTGTTCTGGCCATTGCGCGCAGCGGTCAGCAGGTGATCCAGGGCTTTCTGCGGATAGACCTTGCCCAGGTAACCACGACGGTAAATCTGGCCGAGGTAGTAATCGGCGGCGACTTCCCGGCCGACGGCTTTCTTGAAGTGCTCTTCGGCGACCTTGGCGTCGGCCGGCACCATTTTTCCTTCAAAGTAGAGCTTGCCCAGCAGCAGTTCGGCACGCGGCTGGTCGGCGGCGCGGCCGTTGTCCAGGTACTTCATCATGGTGTCGACGTCGCCCAGTTCAGGGAAGTCGTAGAGCAGTTGCGCCAGGCTGACCCAGGACGCCGGGTAGCCAGGGGCGATGCCTTCGAGCAGCGACTGAGCGGTTTTCTCATCGGTCTTGCCCAGGCTTGCATCACCCAGCACGCGGGCCACGCTGTCCACCCGTTGCGCAGAGACGACGCCACGGCTTTGAGCGGCCTGCATCTGCTTGATCAGTTCGGCCTGTTGTTCTGGCTGGCCGTGTTTCTGATAGACCGTGGCCAGTTCGACGTAGCAGATGTCGGTGGTGTTCAACGCCGCTTTGCAGATCTTTTCCACATCATCCAGATGCTGGTCGTAAGTGCCCTGGGTGCGATAGAGCAGTACTTGCGCCAGACCGGCTTCCGGTTTGCCTTCGGTGCGCCATTGGCTGATCTGCTGCTGTGCGTTGACGTTCGGGAAACTGTGCGGGTATTGCAGGTACAGCATCGCCAGCGGGATCAGGGTGTTGCCTTCGCCATTGGCCGAGGCTTTCTTCAACAGCGCTTCGGCTTCGTGGTGTTCGGCTTCGGTGGCGCCGGGTTTGGCCACCAGCAGGCGACCCAGGCGAGCCTGAGCCCGCGGCGAGACGCTGGCCGCGGCGCGGTAAGTCGCCTCGGCCTTTTTGATTTGCGCCGGGTCACGGCTGTCGACCTGCAGATCGGCCAGGCCGACCTGAGCTTCGCTGTAACCCAGGTCTGCCAGTTGCTGGTAGTTCTGCGCCGCCAGCGTGGTGTCGCCACGCTTGAGGGCTTCATTGGCCAGACGCTGGTCGGGCAGGCCGGCGCAACCGGCCAGGCTGATGGCCAAGGCCAGCGAGCACAGCACATAACCACTGTGGGAGCGGTGGTGCGGCATTCCGACTTGCCCGCGATTCAGGCAACTCGGTGCTTCAGAAAGACCGCGTTGATCCAATCGCGGGCAAGCCCGCTCCCACAGGATTCGCGGTGTTTTCAGGAGACTGATGATCGTCACGGGCATGTCCTCTGTTTAAAGACCGGCGGCCATGGCTTTGTTGATCAGCCAGTTCAGGTTCGGGCCACGAGTGCTGTTCACTTCCACCGGGCGACCGGCGAAGGCGCTGTCCAGTGGCTCGTCAGGTTTGATCTGCACGCGGATATCGGACGACAGGTCGGCGCTTTTCAGGCTGGTGCTGCTGACAATCTTGCCGGTACGGGTTTGGTCTTCACCGGCGATCTGGAAGCTGACCGTGGTGCCTGGACGCACATCGCTGAACTGGCGATAAGAGAAGCGTGCTTCAACGTTGGCTTCGGTATTGCGCGGCACCAGTTGGAAGATCACGTCGCCTTTGCTGGCGTACTGACCGTTAGCCACCAATTGCTGAGCCACGGTGCAATCGCACGGCGACGTCAGGGTGCCGGTCATTTGCTTGCCGAACAGTTCTTCAACCTTGGACGGTTGCAGTTGACCTTCGTCCAGATGGCCCTTGAGCACGTCGAGCATGCTGGTGCTGAAAGTCGCCAGTGGGGCGCCTTTGGCGGCAACGCCGTCAGCCTTGATCAGGCTCTGCACGGTGCCGTCGCGCGGCATGGTGATGTTCATGCCCTGCACGCTGACCAGACCGGCCTGGGCGTGGCTGACGAAGTACATGCCATACACCGATTTGAAGATGAAACCGAACGCCACCAGGCCGATCACGAAAATACCGGCGCTGAAGGTCACCGCTTTCAGACGGCCGAGCGGGGTCATGCCGTGACCGCCATCCTTGACCTTGCGCGCCTTGGTGAAGTTGTCGCGCTGCAGGGTCGCCAGCATTTCACCGACACTGACGATGTCGCCGGCCAAGTGCGAAGTGATCAGGTGGCGCAGGGTGGAAATGTCACGGGGTTCCAGGTTCTGGAACTGGCAACCGATACGACCGGTCTGGCGATCGACGGAGCGGATTTGCAATTCCACGTCCATGGCAAGGCCGAGGTTATCGATGACGAATTGCAGGCGGGCCTTGTGCACATCGCCGACCTTCAACGGCAGCTGACCGGCGTTGAACGCCAGGCCGCCAGCGGAAAGGTCGATGACCCGGGCTTCAACCGGAGTCCGGTCTGGACCGAAGAAACGCAGCTTGGCCGGGATTTTCACGCGAGCGTGTTGGCGCTGGGCTTCGGATTCGTGCACTACGTTGGAGTTGACGGCGGTATTCATATGGGCGATTTCCTAGTTAATTCAGGCGAGTTCGGTCAGACCATCATCAGCAGCACGGCGACAAAAATGCTGCCGGCGGAGAAGGTCATGGTCCGAGACGACCAAGTGTTGAACCAACGTTGAAAGCTGGCGAGATCACGGGTCAGAGAAGTTGGCTGGCGAGTCCAGGACTGTTGATCGAGGCGGAAGAACACGTAGATTTTCACCAGCGCGCCGACGATCTGGTTGTAATAGAGAATCGCCGGGTAAGCCGGGCCGATCCGGTGACCGGAGCAGGACAGCAGCACGGTCAGGATCAGGCGGGTGATGCCGATCCACAGCAGGTAAACCAGGATGAACGCGCTGCCATACTTGAAGGTGGCGAGGATTGCCACGGTCAGGCCCAGCAAGGATGTCCACATCGATACACGCTGATCGAACAGCACCACCGAAGTGAACAGGCCGAGACGTTTCATCCCCAAACCCAGGGCGCGAGAGTTCTGCCGCAGGTTGTTGCCGTACCAGCGGAACATCAGTTTGCGGCTGGCCTTGATGAAGCTCTTCTCGGGCGGGTGCTCCACGGTATGGATCGCGGCATCCGGCACGTAGAAAGTGTCATAGCCCAGGCGCATCAGGCTGAACCAGCTCGACTTGTCGTCACCGGTGAGGAACTTGAAGCGGCCCAGGCGCCAGTGTTGCAGCGAGTCGCTTTCCACATCGGCGATGAAGTCCGGGTTGGTGACCACGGTGGCGCGGAATACCGACATCCGGCCGGTCATGGTCAACACGCGCTTGGACAGGGCCATGGAGCACATGTTGATGTGGCGCTGGGCGAATCGCAGTTTGTGCCATTCGCTCATGATGTAGCCGCCGCGCACTTCACAGAACTCGTTGGTGGTCAGGCCGCCGACATTGCCGAACAGCTGGAACCACGGCACGGTCTTGAGCACAACGCCTTCGGCCAATACGGTGTCGCCATCGATCACGGCAACCACGGCGCGGTCGTCCGGCAGGTGGCGTGAGATGGCGCGGAAACCGTAGGCCAGGCCATCGCGTTTGCCGGTGCCGGGAATGCGCACGAAGTCGAGCTTGACCCGTGGCGGTGGGTTCATGCGTTTCCAGAGGCTCTTGACCAGCAGCTCATCGGACATTTCCACGATGGAGCAGACCACGGTGGTCGGCAGTTCGCAGTCGATGGCCTCGCGGATTACCGAGCTGTAGACCTGAGCGGTGGTCAGCGCGTCGATACGAAAGCTCGTGACCATCAGAAATACATGGGACGGGTCTGCCGCTTTGCCCAGCTTGCGCACTTTGCGCCGCAGGTGCGGGTAGACCACGTACAGAAACAGCATGCCGCGCAGAAAGTGCGTGGCACCCATCGAGTAGCGCCAGATACCGACGATACCGATCAGGAAGATGAAGTCCTTCGACTCGGAGTCGAACGTGGACGCAGGCAGCGCCATGGCGATGCCCATCAGTAAACTTAGGTAAAACAGCCAACCGGCGGCCTGAAGTAGGCCGTGCTTTAGCCTGTGCATAATCTGCATCCGTCTCGATCTCGGGCGAGCCTGTGGGGTGGCCCGATGGGGTTAAGGCAGGCCTGTGAAAACTGGCGACACCCGCTCTGGATGACGCCAGAAATCCCGGTAGGAGCTGCCGCAGGCTGCGATCTTTTTGGGTTCACTCAGGACTCAAGTGCCTCGGGAAAGATCGCAGCCTCGTTTCACTCGACAGCTCCTACAGGTGTGTTACCAGCAGATGCCTTCAGTCCGGCCACTTACGCTGGTGGCTTTGGACATGAAGCCAACCAGGTCGACCACTTGCTTGCCGTGTGGAGCTTCCAGCGCCAGAGCGCGGAATTTCTCGTCACGGTTGCCGAGGATGATCACGTCGGAGTTTGCGATCACATCGTCGAAGTCGGAATTGAGCAAGGACGAGACGTGAGGGATCTTCGACTCGATGTAATCCTTGTTCGCACCGTGGACACGGGCGTACTCGACGTTGCTGTCGTAGATGCTCAGGTCGTAACCCTTGCCGATCAGCATTTCCGCCAGATCAACCAGTGGGCTTTCGCGCAGGTCGTCGGTACCGGCCTTGAAGCTCAGACCCAGCAGGGCGACTTTGCGTTTGTCGTGGCTGGAGACGATGTCGAACGCGTTCTGCACCTGGGACTCGTTACTGCGCATCAGCGAGTTGAGCAGCGGTGCTTCCACGTCCAGGGAACCGGCGCGGTAGGTCAGGGCGCGGACGTCTTTTGGCAGGCAAGAGCCGCCGAAAGCAAAGCCTGGGCGCATGTAGTACTGGGACAGGTTCAGAGTCTTGTCCTGGCAGACCACTTCCATCACTTCACGACCGTCGACACCGACGGCTTTGGCGATGTTGCCGATCTCGTTGGCGAAGGTCACCTTGGTGGCGTGCCACACGTTGCAGGTGTACTTGATCATCTCGGCAACGGCGATGTCCTTGCGGATGATCGGCGCGTCGAGCTCTTCGTACAGCGACTGCAGAACGTCGCCCGAGGCCTTGTCGAACTCGCCGATAACGGTCATTGGCGGCAGGTCGTAATCGGCGATCGCGGTGCTTTCACGCAGGAACTCAGGGTTCACTGCAACGCCGAAATCGACACCGGCTTTCTTGCCGGAGCAGTCTTCGAGGATCGGGATGACAACGTTTGCGACAGTGCCCGGCAGGACGGTGCTGCGAACCACGATGGTGTGGCGGGTGGTCTTGTCACGCAGGACGAAACCGATCTCGCGGCACACGGCTTCGATGTAGTTCAGTTCCAGATCGCCGTTCTTCTTGCTCGGCGTACCGACGCAGATCATCGACAGGTCGGTGTCGCGAATCGCCTCTGCGAAGTTGGTCGTGCCGCGCAATTTGCCCGTTTCGATACCCTTCTTCAGAAGTTCGCCCAGACCCGGTTCAACGATCGGCGATTTGCCAGCGTTGATCATATCGATTTTGTCTTTGGCAACATCGACGCCAACGACGTCATGGCCCCGTGCAGACAGGCAACCGGCACATACTGCGCCGACGTAACCCAAACCAAATATGCTGATGCGCATCGCAATTACCTCTGTATTTATCAAGCCATTACATGGCCGGAGTTAATGGTGTTCAGCGGTCATAGTGCACTCGAAAGTGCGACTTAAAGGCGCCACAATGCCGTGTGCAGGCATACTAAGTTCCGAGTGTCTAAATAAGTGCACTCAAGATGTGCGCAACCAGGCCTTATTGTTATGACGTGCCCTGTTATGCAGCCGATCCTCTTTTAAGAGGACTCCGTGCAAAGGTCTTGCGCGCTCAATGCCAGGCCCGAAAGCCCGTAAATCAAGCGGTTGGGTGCTCAGGTGAGCACGTTTATAGGGGCGCAGCCGTGGCCTTGTAGGGGATACTAATGGTGCGTTATCTCCTGTCCTTCATGTGTTGCCCAAATAAGGGATCAGTAAGCCCAAGTATGTGTGACAACTTCGCTACATGGATCTCTTGTCTGTGTAAGTTATCTCGCACAATCACGGAGAGAATCGTTACCGGTGGTATGAGCGGCGCATTTGGACATAGTTCCTGTCCGCCCATCGCGAATTCTGAAATTTCTTGAAATAGTGAAAAAGATGGCACTGCTTTCATATTGATAGCACTTGCCGTTTGGCCCTTTATATAGGGGGTGATTATTGCCTTGGGTACTTTTTTGCCACTACGGATAAAAATTTTGAGTGCCACTACTGAAAAAACTGCTAGCTGTCGAGTGAAACAAAAGTTAGAAAATGAAGTGCTGGTTTTTTGGCGTCAATATGGCGGCGAAAAGGCGGGGTATTGTTCGACGATCAAGGGGGCGCACGACGAAGTTATTGATGTCGTGCGCTGAATAAGTGCAGGTCTATTTACTCTGGTGCGTGATCGCGCAGAAACACCAGATTGTCCGGTTTAGACTGTTCGGCGCTGTAGCGATAACCCTGGACGTCGAACTGCTTGAGGGCGACCGGATCATTGATGCGTTCTTCGATGACGAAGCGACTCATCATTCCGCGAGCCTTTTTCGCGTAGAAACTGATGATTTTGTACTGGCCGTTCTTCAGATCCTTGAACTCGGTATTGATGATGCGCGCGTTCAAGGCACTGCGTTTGACCGCCGAGAAGTACTCGTTGGAGGCCAGGTTCAGCAGCACGTCATCGCCTTGATCGGCCAAGGCTTCGTTCAGCCATTCGCTGATCCGCGTCCCCCAGAAGGCGTACAAGTCCTTGCCACGGGCATTGGCCAGTTTGGTGCCCATCTCCAGCCGATAGGGCTGCATCAGGTCCAGAGGGCGCAGCAGGCCGTACAGGCCGGAGAGCATGCGCAAGTGTTGTTGGGCGTAATCGAAGTCGGCTTCGCTGAAGGTTTGTGCATTCAGGCCGGTGTACACATCGCCCTTGAATGCCAGCAAGGCCTGCTTGGCGTTGGCCGGGGTGAAGGCCGGGGTCCAGCTGCCGAAACGCGCGGCATTGAGGCCGCCGATTTTGTCGGAGACGTGCATCAGCTCGCTGATCTGCGCCGGCGTCAGATCGCGCAGTTGCAGGATCAGCTCCTGGGAATGATCGAGGTATTGCGGCTGAGTGAAGCGTTGGGTCGCCGGCGGTGTTTCGTAATCGAGGGTCTTGGCGGGGGAAATCACCATCAGCATGAAGTCGTCTCCTTTAATCGTGGCGCCGATTCTAGGGGGTTGTCTGTGTTGACTCCAGCTATCAAGTCCATAGGTGATCGGTGGTGGGTACACCCTGATCATTCCCACGCTCTGCGTGGGAATGCCTCAATGGACGCTCCGCGTCCGCTTCGGCAGGGACGCGGAGCGTCCCGGGCTGCATTCCCACGCAGAGCGTGGGAACGATCATGGGGCCGGCGATCAGCTATAGTGCCGCGCGGGTTTTGTTATGGAGACATCCCATTGCGTATCGTTTTTCTATTCTCGGCCTTGCTCTTGAGCTTTGGCGCCATGGCGGCGCCGGGCGATGTGGCGACGCTTGATCGCAGCACCTGGCCTGAGCAGCTCAGCAGCCCGACGCTGTTTGACGTCGCATCGCGGGCCGAAATCCTTATGTTTGCCCGCGTTCTGCTGGCCAGCGAATCGCTGGATGAAGCGAGCCTGGCTCAACGCCTGGGCCTGCGCACCCTCAATCTGGAGTCGGTCAACCAGCTGCGCCAGCGCATGTGGCAGCGTTTGCTGACTAATTACAACTTCGCCCAGCAGAGTTGTGATCAGGATGCCTCCTTCTGTTTTCTGGTCGAGGACATGGCCACCTTGCGAGAGCAAGCGGCCAAGTTTCAGGTGAGCGACGACAGCTATTACATCAAGTGGGCCGAGCCGAGCCGGTTGTTCCACGCCCAGTACCTGGATGAGCAGTTGCGCAAGGCGGCGCTGTTTCCGCAGACGAGCAGCGAAGTCGATCGTTTTGGCGACTATGAGCGCAATGGCGATGCCATGAATGACCGGCTGTTCCTGCTGACCTTCGACAGCGCCGCCAATGCCACGCCAGATAACACCGCCTGGGTCACCGAGTACCTGCGCAAGTCGAACATGAGCGCTACGTTCTTCGTCCTCGGCAAGGACATTCAGGCCCGTCTGGCCGAGCGCTCGGTAGCGAGCCTGCAAGGGACTTATTCGCAGCAATGCGTTGGCGTGCAAGGCTGGGAATTTCGCTCCCACAGCCACTGGCAGGACTGGCAGGACTCGGTGCGACGCAGCGTCGAGCTGGTCAAAGGCAAACTGCCGGAGAATTACGTGCCGCTGTTTCGCCCGCCCGATGGTCAACGTCGATCCGATGGCGAGGGCTTCTTCAAGTCTCAGGGCTTGCAGGTGGCATTGTGGGATATCGATGCCCAGGACGGTGCCGGCAAGCTCAAGGGCAGCCAGAGCGCGCAACGGGTGTTAACCCTGATGCTGCTGTGGCGGCATGGGGTGATCAATTTCAATGTGAAGCAGGATGCGCTGAAAACGGCGATGCCTTGGCTCATTACGCAAACGGCGCCAAGCGGGATCGGTTGGGCAGACTGTCAGGACGCGTTTCGCTGAAAACGGCAAAAGGCCGTAAACATTGGGTGAAGGGCGATTTCTGGAGAGAAATCGGTGCAGGCGGACTTCCGACTTTAACGGCACATTGCCTGCACGCCAAGGGCTATTCGTCACTCTGAAAAATAAACTTCAAAAAAACGTCAAAGTGCTTTTTTCTGTCACATGTTTTGGAGTATTACGAAGACAGACCGCCGAAACCTGCAACACAGGTGGCGTCTCCCAAGACCCAGTTTGTGTGCAGTTCACTTGACTCCTCGCAGGTGAATTCGGTGGCCACTTCGAGGCGCAGCACTGTCATGGTACTGCGTCGACTGGCTCCCACAAAGGTGACCGAGTATGGATGATCACGGACGTAGCTCTTCTTCCAACCAGCCAATCCTTTATGTACTCGATACCAACGTATTGATTCACGATCCAAACGCCCTGCTTAATTTCGAAGAACACCACGTCGCCATCCCGATGACCGTGCTTGAAGAGCTGGATAAGCTCAAGAGCGGGCATCACAGCGTTGCCGCGGAATGCCGCCAGGCGATTCGCCTGATCGACAAGACTTTGGGCGATGCCAGCCCCGAAGACGTCGAACTCGGCGTACCGATCCAGCGCGGCAAGAGTGGGCCCAAGGGTTTGCTGTCAATTCTGATGAGCAAGCGCGCTGAGCCAAACATCATTCTGCCCGAGCATCTGAACGACAACATCATCATCAACCAGTTGATCGACCTGCGCGCGCGCGATGCAAAGCTGCCCGTGGTGCTGGTCACAAAAGATATCAACATGCGCCTCAAGGCCCGGGCTTGCGGGATTGCGGCCGAGGACTACAGCACCGACCAACTGGTCGACGACGTTTCGTTGCTGCCCAACGGTTATCACAACATGACCGGTTCGTTCTGGGATCGGGTGAGCAAAGTCGAAACCCGGCAGGATCACGGCCGCACCTGGCACCAGGTGCAGCTGATCGACAACCTGCCCGCGGTACACGTCAACGAGTTCATCATCGACGAACAGGGCTTTGTCGGCTGGATCAAGGAAATCCAGGTCGACAAGTTGCTGATCCTCGATCTGCATCAGGAGCCTCTGTTGCACCAGGAAGCCTGGGGCCTGAAACCGCGTGACATCTATCAAAGCCTGGCGCTGTACGCCTTGCTTGATCCAGACATTCACCTGGTCAACCTGTCCGGCGCGGCCGGTTCCGGTAAAACCATCCTGGCCCTGGCGGCGGCCATCGAGCAGACCATGGTCAGCAAACGCTACCGGCGTATCATCGCCACCCGCAGCGTGCAGGGGCTGGACCAGGAAATCGGCTTCCTGCCCGGCACCGAAGCGGAAAAAATGGAGCCTTGGCTCGGCGCCATCACCGACAACCTCGAAGCGCTGCACATGGACGATGAAAGCACCCATGGCAGCGTCGACTACATCCTCAGCAAAGTGCCGTTGCAGTTCAAATCCCTCAACTACATTCGAGGCCGCAGCTTCCAGCAGAGTCTGATCCTGATCGATGAATGCCAGAACCTCACGCCGCACCAGATGAAAACCATCATCACCCGTGCCGGTGCCGGTTCCAAAGTGGTGTGCCTGGGTAACCTGGCGCAGATCGATACCCCTTACCTGTCCGCGACCAGCTCCGGGCTGACGTACTTGACCGAGCGCTTCAAGGACTTCCCCAACGGGGTGCATATCACCCTGCAAGGGGTGCCACGCTCGATTCTGGCC is a genomic window containing:
- a CDS encoding PhoH family protein encodes the protein MDDHGRSSSSNQPILYVLDTNVLIHDPNALLNFEEHHVAIPMTVLEELDKLKSGHHSVAAECRQAIRLIDKTLGDASPEDVELGVPIQRGKSGPKGLLSILMSKRAEPNIILPEHLNDNIIINQLIDLRARDAKLPVVLVTKDINMRLKARACGIAAEDYSTDQLVDDVSLLPNGYHNMTGSFWDRVSKVETRQDHGRTWHQVQLIDNLPAVHVNEFIIDEQGFVGWIKEIQVDKLLILDLHQEPLLHQEAWGLKPRDIYQSLALYALLDPDIHLVNLSGAAGSGKTILALAAAIEQTMVSKRYRRIIATRSVQGLDQEIGFLPGTEAEKMEPWLGAITDNLEALHMDDESTHGSVDYILSKVPLQFKSLNYIRGRSFQQSLILIDECQNLTPHQMKTIITRAGAGSKVVCLGNLAQIDTPYLSATSSGLTYLTERFKDFPNGVHITLQGVPRSILAEYAESHL